The window GGAAATTGTCTACATCGTTGGTTGCTCCGGGAACGTTACATCCCGCGCGGGCACGGTCGCGTCACTCTCTCGCGGCGGGGTCCGCGTGGCACAGTGGGAAGGTGATGAGCAGAAAGACCAGTCCCCAGTCCAGGCCCGGTCGGCGCCCCCGCAACATCCGCGCCGGCTGGACTTCCGCAGGTAGTACGGCCGCCCGCGGCGCGGCCTCCACCCGCGCGTCCCGGGAGGCCCCCGCCCCCGTCGGCACGCTCGGGCGGGCCCGCCGTCATCTCGGCGTGTACCTCGTGCCCTCCCTCGTCGTCGTCCTGGCGATCATCGCCGTGGCACTCACGGGACTCCTTGTGACTCGTACCACACTGGCGGCCCTGCCGGCCACCATCGCGCAACTGTGGCTCATCATCAACCTCGTCCCGGTCTCCGCGGACGGCATCGTTCTCGGCGTGCTCCCGCTGTTGCCCGCCATCGGATTCATCGCGCTCGTGTCACGCCGCATCCATGTGTCGGTGCGCGACAGGGTGAGCATCGCCGACCTCCTCGTCATCACGGTCGGCGTCCTCCTCGTCCCCCTGGCCCTGACCCTCATCGCCGCGGCCATGATGTGGGACGCCGGACGCGTCTTCGACGTCGGCCCGCCGCCGCTCGGCCATGCGGTGGCCCGCACGCTGCTCGTGCACGGACTCGCCCTGGCGCTGGGCATGGGTGGCCGCCTGTGGCGGGCGCTGCTGCGGCGTTACGGCGCCCCCGAGTGGCTTGCCGACGCCGCCGCCACCGCCGTCCGCATCCTCCTTCTCTGGGCGGGGGCGGCGCTGGTGCTGGTCCTGGTGCTGCTCGTGGCCGGCTGGTCCCGCCAGGTCGAGGTCCTCTCCGTATATGACGGTGGCGCCGGCTACGTCGGCACGGCACTCATCTCCCTGCTCTACCTGCCCAACGCCGCCCTCGCCGCGGCGACGGTGATGCTCGGCTCGGAGTTCCACATCGGCGCCTCCTCCCTCTCCCTCTACGCCATCGACCTCACCGTCCTGCCGCCGATGCCGCTGTTCGCGCTCATCCCCGGCTGGGCCCACCAGTGGTCCATCCTCCTGCTGCTGGTCACCTCCATGGCGGTGGCCTATGTCCTCAGCGGCGTGCGCTTCACCGTGGTGCAGACCCTGGCGACCGCCGCGATCGTGACGGTGCTCGTGCTGGTGGCCTCCTACCTCACCACGGGACAGGTCGGTCACCTCGGCGTCGCCGGCCCGATGGCCTGGCTCACCGCAGGCCTGGCCTTCGCCTGGACCGGCGGTATCGGCGTGGCGG of the Corynebacterium humireducens NBRC 106098 = DSM 45392 genome contains:
- a CDS encoding cell division protein PerM, with the translated sequence MSRKTSPQSRPGRRPRNIRAGWTSAGSTAARGAASTRASREAPAPVGTLGRARRHLGVYLVPSLVVVLAIIAVALTGLLVTRTTLAALPATIAQLWLIINLVPVSADGIVLGVLPLLPAIGFIALVSRRIHVSVRDRVSIADLLVITVGVLLVPLALTLIAAAMMWDAGRVFDVGPPPLGHAVARTLLVHGLALALGMGGRLWRALLRRYGAPEWLADAAATAVRILLLWAGAALVLVLVLLVAGWSRQVEVLSVYDGGAGYVGTALISLLYLPNAALAAATVMLGSEFHIGASSLSLYAIDLTVLPPMPLFALIPGWAHQWSILLLLVTSMAVAYVLSGVRFTVVQTLATAAIVTVLVLVASYLTTGQVGHLGVAGPMAWLTAGLAFAWTGGIGVAAALVGKLADRRARTAAAAPVEEPPAEEPAEPEDEEPEILEGEVVEEEPEEEEEAEDASDTEEAEEAEAESDESAGAEEAEEAAEAEETDIPVTPVSAEEDENAVDPGPRD